From one Anabas testudineus chromosome 18, fAnaTes1.2, whole genome shotgun sequence genomic stretch:
- the LOC113168519 gene encoding uncharacterized protein LOC113168519: MSSLCLVLFLLFEPAAATLVISPNRAQFFRYEQITLSCDESEGSVMRSTVSQTSQPCEGGFGDQTKTSCILKNVYPSDSGVYWCESKWVMSNKVNITVTAGNVILESSARPVTEGSEVTLKCSYRKRYESESTSEFEAVFFKNDAFVGKATGELTRNAQEGFYKCEHPTEGESPKSWLSVTDPPNLEKVVKTPPPPSAAAAAAPPPMSLTMLMCIILVFILYTAIIIVSVCAYQRWTRVKAERIYEHLTMQM; this comes from the exons ATGTCTTCACTCTGCCTAGTGCTGT ttCTTCTGTTTGAACCTGCGGCTGCCACACTGGTCATCAGTCCCAACAGAGCTCAGTTCTTCCGCTACGAGCAAATCACTCTGAGCTGTGACGAGTCAGAGGGGTCAGTGATGAGAAGCACTGTCTCTCAGACATCTCAGCCATGTGAGGGCGGCTTCGGAGACCAAACCAAGACCTCCTGCATCCTGAAGAATGTCTACCCGTCAGACAGTGGCGTGTACTGGTGTGAGTCAAAGTGGGTGATGAGCAACAAGGTCAACATCACTGTGACAG CTGGTAATGTGATCCTGGAGAGCTCTGCACGTCCTGTGACAGAGGGAAGTGAAGTAACACTTAAATGTTCCTACAGGAAAAGATATGAATCAGAGTCTACATCAGAGTTCGAAGCTGTGTTCTTCAAAAATGATGCTTTCGTAGGTAAAGCTACTGGTGAATTAACGAGAAACGCTCAGGAAGGTTTCTACAAGTGTGAACACCCCACAGAAGGAGAGTCACCAAAGAGCTGGCTGTCTGTGACAG ACCCACCTAACCTTGAAAAGGTTGTGAagactcctcctcctccttctgctgctgctgctgctgcgcctCCACCCATGTCTCTTACCATGCTGATGTGCATCATCCTGGTGTTCATCCTCTACACTGCAATAATaatagtgtctgtgtgtgcgtacCAAAGGTGGACTCGAG TTAAAGCTGAAAGGATTTACGAACACCTCACAATGCAAATGTGA
- the LOC113168498 gene encoding sialoadhesin-like isoform X2: protein MVMPSVCLILSATLSVIPNRSQFFRYEHFTLRCEVPGVLSNWTVRRNTSSKIAEPCEGGFGDLQNSSCIMKNTYPSDSGVYWCESDGGEELSNAVNITVTAGKVILESPALPLTKEDEVTFHCTYKGRYEAQSRSNFNTTFYRNDVLIRSELQGHMTVKAQEGFYKCQHPKEGESPVSWLAVTAPKLSISPNRCHFFEHEHITLSCDVSGASSRWTVKRNTSSKISESCEGGFGDPHRSSCILKDVGPSDSGVYWCESEGGKELSNAVNITVSVKYKVLSVSATPPTCPPLMSLPTLLCIVLVLILYTAIIIVCVYAYRRWIRARAERRIYEQLTLA, encoded by the exons ATGGTTATGCCTTCAGTCTGCCTAATACTGT CTGCCACACTGAGCGTCATACCCAACAGATCTCAGTTCTTCCGCTATGAGCACTTCACTCTCAGATGCGAGGTGCCGGGGGTGTTGAGCAACTGGACAGTGAGGAGAAACACGTCCTCCAAGATAGCCGAGCCATGCGAGGGAGGCTTTGGAGACCTACAAAATTCCTCTTGCATCATGAAGAACACCTACCCATCAGACAGCGGAGTGTACTGGTGTGAATCAGATGGAGGGGAGGAGCTCAGCAACGCTGTCAACATCACAGTGACTG ctgGTAAAGTGATCCTGGAGAGCCCCGCACTTCCTTTGACTAAGGAAGATGAAGTGACATTTCATTGTACTTACAAGGGAAGATATGAAGCGCAATCTAGATCAAATTTCAACACTACGTTCTACAGAAATGATGTTCTCATCAGAAGTGAGCTTCAAGGACACATGACTGTCAAAGCTCAGGAAGGTTTCTACAAGTGTCAACACCCGAAAGAAGGAGAGTCCCCAGTGAGTTGGCTGGCTGTGACAG CTCCCAAACTGAGCATAAGTCCCAACAGATGTCATTTCTTTGAACATGAGCACATCACTCTGAGCTGTGACGTGTCAGGGGCTTCCAGCCGCTGGACAGTGAAGAGGAATACGTCCTCCAAGATATCCGAGTCATGCGAGGGAGGCTTTGGAGATCCACACAGGTCCTCTTGCATCCTGAAGGACGTCGGCCCATCAGATAGcggagtttactggtgtgagtcagagggagggaaggagctCAGCAACGCTGTCAACATCACAGTAAGCG TCAAATATAAGGTTTTAAGTGTCTCTGCAACTCCTCCTACTTGTCCTCCCCTTATGTCTCTTCCCACGCTGCTGTGTATCGTCCTGGTGTTGATCCTCTACACTGCTATAATaatagtgtgtgtatatgcatacAGAAGGTGGATTCGAG CTCGGGCTGAAAGAAGAATTTATGAACAGCTCACTCTGGCATGA
- the LOC113168525 gene encoding Fc receptor-like protein 5, which yields METTLCLMLLIITPNRSQYFQYTQISLSCGESCSGWTVKRNTSEHKSQQCQKGWAIVSESSCTIESAYPSDTGVYWCESQHGERSKTVNITVTASVVILESPALPVMEGDNVTLCCSYKDENHDASTSNFSADFYRDGDFIGTGPEGKMILSAVSKSDEGFYKCRHPTKRESLTSWLPVKVRTWPVRAPTPPPPPVTSQPIMVCVVLLFNLYIVIVILCIYAYRRWARVRDELKENRVI from the exons ATGGAGACCACGCTCTGCCTAATGCTGT TGATCATCACTCCCAACAGATCTCAGTACTTTCAATATACCCAAATCTCCCTGAGCTGTGGAGAAAGCTGCAGTGGCTGGACAGTAAAGAGAAATACCTCTGAGCACAAGTCTCAGCAATGTCAGAAAGGATGGGCAATTGTAAGTGAGTCCTCATGCACCATTGAGAGTGCATACCCATCAGACACTGGAGTGTACTGGTGCGAGTCTCAGCATGGAGAGCGCAGCAAAACCGTCAACATCACAGTCACAG CTAGTGTTGTGATCCTGGAGAGCCCTGCACTTCCCGTGATGGAGGGGGATAATGTGACACTTTGCTGTTCCTACAAAGATGAAAACCATGACGCTTCTACATCAAATTTCTCAGCTGACTTCTACAGAGATGGTGATTTCATTGGTACTGGGCCTGAAGGAAAGATGATCCTTTCAGCAGTTTCCAAATCTGATGAAGGTTTCTACAAGTGTCGACATCCCACAAAAAGAGAGTCACTGACGAGCTGGCTGCCAGTGAAAG TCAGAACTTGGCCTGTAAGAGCccctactcctcctcctcctcctgtcactTCTCAGCCTATAATGGTGTGTGTTGTCCTGCTGTTCAACCTCTACATTGTCATAGTGATACTGTGCATATACGCATACCGACGGTGGGCTAGAG TTCGGGATGAGCTGAAAGAAAATCGTGTGATTTAG
- the LOC113168498 gene encoding sialoadhesin-like isoform X4: MKNTYPSDSGVYWCESDGGEELSNAVNITVTAGKVILESPALPLTKEDEVTFHCTYKGRYEAQSRSNFNTTFYRNDVLIRSELQGHMTVKAQEGFYKCQHPKEGESPVSWLAVTAAPKLSISPNRCHFFEHEHITLSCDVSGASSRWTVKRNTSSKISESCEGGFGDPHRSSCILKDVGPSDSGVYWCESEGGKELSNAVNITVSVKYKVLSVSATPPTCPPLMSLPTLLCIVLVLILYTAIIIVCVYAYRRWIRARAERRIYEQLTLA, from the exons ATGAAGAACACCTACCCATCAGACAGCGGAGTGTACTGGTGTGAATCAGATGGAGGGGAGGAGCTCAGCAACGCTGTCAACATCACAGTGACTG ctgGTAAAGTGATCCTGGAGAGCCCCGCACTTCCTTTGACTAAGGAAGATGAAGTGACATTTCATTGTACTTACAAGGGAAGATATGAAGCGCAATCTAGATCAAATTTCAACACTACGTTCTACAGAAATGATGTTCTCATCAGAAGTGAGCTTCAAGGACACATGACTGTCAAAGCTCAGGAAGGTTTCTACAAGTGTCAACACCCGAAAGAAGGAGAGTCCCCAGTGAGTTGGCTGGCTGTGACAG CAGCTCCCAAACTGAGCATAAGTCCCAACAGATGTCATTTCTTTGAACATGAGCACATCACTCTGAGCTGTGACGTGTCAGGGGCTTCCAGCCGCTGGACAGTGAAGAGGAATACGTCCTCCAAGATATCCGAGTCATGCGAGGGAGGCTTTGGAGATCCACACAGGTCCTCTTGCATCCTGAAGGACGTCGGCCCATCAGATAGcggagtttactggtgtgagtcagagggagggaaggagctCAGCAACGCTGTCAACATCACAGTAAGCG TCAAATATAAGGTTTTAAGTGTCTCTGCAACTCCTCCTACTTGTCCTCCCCTTATGTCTCTTCCCACGCTGCTGTGTATCGTCCTGGTGTTGATCCTCTACACTGCTATAATaatagtgtgtgtatatgcatacAGAAGGTGGATTCGAG CTCGGGCTGAAAGAAGAATTTATGAACAGCTCACTCTGGCATGA
- the LOC113168543 gene encoding V-set domain-containing T-cell activation inhibitor 1-like isoform X1 has protein sequence MGNNGKVRLTVMLCSVVVLSTNAAVRAEFELKCPDVRVETEPNKTVILPCFTEPQTDVSLRPVEWVVNDTDGVHLYRKKADDPEEQIEDYKGRTSLSHNNLSLGDCSLSLRVKMSDAGTYRCSVITETLPPPSCSLNLIVLTVSDSSPVLPDKATSSSSTNWNIGVVSLVGLGFILL, from the exons ATGGGGAATAATGGAAAAGTGAGGCTGACAGTGATGCTGTGCTCTGTGGTTGTATTGTCCACCAATGCTGCAGTGCGTGCAG aattTGAGTTAAAGTGCCCAGATGTAAGAGTGGAAACGGAGCCAAATAAGACGGTGATTCTCCCGTGTTTCACTGAGCCACAAACAGATGTCAGCCTGAGACCAGTGGAGTGGGTGGTAAATGATACAGATGGGGTTCATTTGTACCGTAAGAAAGCAGATGATCCCGAAGAGCAGATTGAGGACTACAAAGGAAGAACGTCTCTTTCCCATAACAATCTTTCCTTAGGAGATTGTTCACTGAGTCTCAGAGTAAAGATGTCTGATGCTGGGACATACAGGTGCTCTGTTATAACAGAGACGTTACCACCACCCAGTTGTTCATTAAACCTCATTG ttttaacagTCAGTGACTCAAGTCCTGTCCTCCCTGATAAAGCAACTTCTAGCAGCA GTACCAATTGGAATATAGGTGTTGTTAGTCTTGTTGGTCTTGGCTTTATTCTACTGTAG
- the LOC113168498 gene encoding sialoadhesin-like isoform X3 — MVMPSVCLILSATLSVIPNRSQFFRYEHFTLRCEVPGVLSNWTVRRNTSSKIAEPCEGGFGDLQNSSCIMKNTYPSDSGVYWCESDGGEELSNAVNITVTAGKVILESPALPLTKEDEVTFHCTYKGRYEAQSRSNFNTTFYRNDVLIRSELQGHMTVKAQEGFYKCQHPKEGESPVSWLAVTAAPKLSISPNRCHFFEHEHITLSCDVSGASSRWTVKRNTSSKISESCEGGFGDPHRSSCILKDVGPSDSGVYWCESEGGKELSNAVNITVSARAERRIYEQLTLA; from the exons ATGGTTATGCCTTCAGTCTGCCTAATACTGT CTGCCACACTGAGCGTCATACCCAACAGATCTCAGTTCTTCCGCTATGAGCACTTCACTCTCAGATGCGAGGTGCCGGGGGTGTTGAGCAACTGGACAGTGAGGAGAAACACGTCCTCCAAGATAGCCGAGCCATGCGAGGGAGGCTTTGGAGACCTACAAAATTCCTCTTGCATCATGAAGAACACCTACCCATCAGACAGCGGAGTGTACTGGTGTGAATCAGATGGAGGGGAGGAGCTCAGCAACGCTGTCAACATCACAGTGACTG ctgGTAAAGTGATCCTGGAGAGCCCCGCACTTCCTTTGACTAAGGAAGATGAAGTGACATTTCATTGTACTTACAAGGGAAGATATGAAGCGCAATCTAGATCAAATTTCAACACTACGTTCTACAGAAATGATGTTCTCATCAGAAGTGAGCTTCAAGGACACATGACTGTCAAAGCTCAGGAAGGTTTCTACAAGTGTCAACACCCGAAAGAAGGAGAGTCCCCAGTGAGTTGGCTGGCTGTGACAG CAGCTCCCAAACTGAGCATAAGTCCCAACAGATGTCATTTCTTTGAACATGAGCACATCACTCTGAGCTGTGACGTGTCAGGGGCTTCCAGCCGCTGGACAGTGAAGAGGAATACGTCCTCCAAGATATCCGAGTCATGCGAGGGAGGCTTTGGAGATCCACACAGGTCCTCTTGCATCCTGAAGGACGTCGGCCCATCAGATAGcggagtttactggtgtgagtcagagggagggaaggagctCAGCAACGCTGTCAACATCACAGTAAGCG CTCGGGCTGAAAGAAGAATTTATGAACAGCTCACTCTGGCATGA
- the LOC113168498 gene encoding sialoadhesin-like isoform X1 → MVMPSVCLILSATLSVIPNRSQFFRYEHFTLRCEVPGVLSNWTVRRNTSSKIAEPCEGGFGDLQNSSCIMKNTYPSDSGVYWCESDGGEELSNAVNITVTAGKVILESPALPLTKEDEVTFHCTYKGRYEAQSRSNFNTTFYRNDVLIRSELQGHMTVKAQEGFYKCQHPKEGESPVSWLAVTAAPKLSISPNRCHFFEHEHITLSCDVSGASSRWTVKRNTSSKISESCEGGFGDPHRSSCILKDVGPSDSGVYWCESEGGKELSNAVNITVSVKYKVLSVSATPPTCPPLMSLPTLLCIVLVLILYTAIIIVCVYAYRRWIRARAERRIYEQLTLA, encoded by the exons ATGGTTATGCCTTCAGTCTGCCTAATACTGT CTGCCACACTGAGCGTCATACCCAACAGATCTCAGTTCTTCCGCTATGAGCACTTCACTCTCAGATGCGAGGTGCCGGGGGTGTTGAGCAACTGGACAGTGAGGAGAAACACGTCCTCCAAGATAGCCGAGCCATGCGAGGGAGGCTTTGGAGACCTACAAAATTCCTCTTGCATCATGAAGAACACCTACCCATCAGACAGCGGAGTGTACTGGTGTGAATCAGATGGAGGGGAGGAGCTCAGCAACGCTGTCAACATCACAGTGACTG ctgGTAAAGTGATCCTGGAGAGCCCCGCACTTCCTTTGACTAAGGAAGATGAAGTGACATTTCATTGTACTTACAAGGGAAGATATGAAGCGCAATCTAGATCAAATTTCAACACTACGTTCTACAGAAATGATGTTCTCATCAGAAGTGAGCTTCAAGGACACATGACTGTCAAAGCTCAGGAAGGTTTCTACAAGTGTCAACACCCGAAAGAAGGAGAGTCCCCAGTGAGTTGGCTGGCTGTGACAG CAGCTCCCAAACTGAGCATAAGTCCCAACAGATGTCATTTCTTTGAACATGAGCACATCACTCTGAGCTGTGACGTGTCAGGGGCTTCCAGCCGCTGGACAGTGAAGAGGAATACGTCCTCCAAGATATCCGAGTCATGCGAGGGAGGCTTTGGAGATCCACACAGGTCCTCTTGCATCCTGAAGGACGTCGGCCCATCAGATAGcggagtttactggtgtgagtcagagggagggaaggagctCAGCAACGCTGTCAACATCACAGTAAGCG TCAAATATAAGGTTTTAAGTGTCTCTGCAACTCCTCCTACTTGTCCTCCCCTTATGTCTCTTCCCACGCTGCTGTGTATCGTCCTGGTGTTGATCCTCTACACTGCTATAATaatagtgtgtgtatatgcatacAGAAGGTGGATTCGAG CTCGGGCTGAAAGAAGAATTTATGAACAGCTCACTCTGGCATGA
- the LOC113168543 gene encoding V-set domain-containing T-cell activation inhibitor 1-like isoform X2 — translation MGNNGKVRLTVMLCSVVVLSTNAAVRAEFELKCPDVRVETEPNKTVILPCFTEPQTDVSLRPVEWVVNDTDGVHLYRKKADDPEEQIEDYKGRTSLSHNNLSLGDCSLSLRVKMSDAGTYRCSVITETLPPPSCSLNLIGTNWNIGVVSLVGLGFILL, via the exons ATGGGGAATAATGGAAAAGTGAGGCTGACAGTGATGCTGTGCTCTGTGGTTGTATTGTCCACCAATGCTGCAGTGCGTGCAG aattTGAGTTAAAGTGCCCAGATGTAAGAGTGGAAACGGAGCCAAATAAGACGGTGATTCTCCCGTGTTTCACTGAGCCACAAACAGATGTCAGCCTGAGACCAGTGGAGTGGGTGGTAAATGATACAGATGGGGTTCATTTGTACCGTAAGAAAGCAGATGATCCCGAAGAGCAGATTGAGGACTACAAAGGAAGAACGTCTCTTTCCCATAACAATCTTTCCTTAGGAGATTGTTCACTGAGTCTCAGAGTAAAGATGTCTGATGCTGGGACATACAGGTGCTCTGTTATAACAGAGACGTTACCACCACCCAGTTGTTCATTAAACCTCATTG GTACCAATTGGAATATAGGTGTTGTTAGTCTTGTTGGTCTTGGCTTTATTCTACTGTAG